A single genomic interval of Streptomyces sp. NBC_00663 harbors:
- a CDS encoding valine--tRNA ligase has protein sequence MTENAQQQPPAPNTELPTQYAPADVEGPLYERWVERGYFEADEKSDKPPYTIVIPPPNVTGSLHLGHAFEHTLIDALTRRKRMQGFETLWQPGMDHAGIATQNVVERELGKEGKSRHDLGREAFVERVWQWKGESGGQISGQMRRLGDGVAWSRERFTMDEGLSQAVQTIFKRLYDDELIYRAERIINWCPRCLTAISDIEVEYQDDDGELVSMKYGEGDETIVVATTRAETMLGDTAVAVHPDDERYKHLVGKLIKLPLTDRSIPVVADTHVDPEFGTGAVKVTPAHDPNDFEIGQRHDLPAITIMDEHAVITAHGPFQGLDRLEARSAIVAALRAEGRIVAEKRPYVHSVGHCSRCKTTIEPRLSMQWWVKVGPLAKAAGDAVREGKVKIHPQEMEKRYFDWVDNLHDWCISRQLWWGHRIPVWYGPEGEVVCVGPDEEPPTGEGWRQDTDVLDTWFSSGLWPFSTLGWPEQTESLAKFYPNSVLVTGYDILFFWVARMMMFGLYAMDGTPPFHTIALHGMVRDQFGKKMSKSFGNAVNPLDWMDKYGSDALRFTLARGANPGVDVPIGEDWVQGSRNFANKIWNATRFALMNGATVDGPLPEPSAMSATDRWILSRLNSVVAEVDALYEDYQFAKLSDALFHFAWDEVFDWYVELSKTTFQAGGEPAEVSKRVLGEVLDVTLKLLHPVVPFVTETLWTTLTGGESVVIAEWPKDSGFRDTAAEREIESLQSVITEVRRFRADQGLQPGQRVPARLTLDGTALAPHEAAIRQLLRLQPEGDAFTATATLPVAGAEVALDLSGTIDVAAERKRLAKDLASAEKEKAQATAKLGNEAFLAKAPDNVVDKIRGRLAKADEDIARIQSQLDKLPPA, from the coding sequence GTGACCGAGAACGCTCAGCAGCAGCCTCCAGCGCCCAACACCGAACTGCCGACCCAGTACGCGCCGGCCGACGTAGAGGGGCCGCTGTACGAGCGCTGGGTAGAGCGTGGTTACTTCGAGGCCGACGAGAAGAGCGACAAGCCGCCCTACACCATCGTCATTCCGCCTCCCAACGTCACCGGCAGCCTCCACCTCGGGCATGCCTTCGAGCACACCCTCATCGACGCGCTGACCCGCCGTAAGCGCATGCAGGGCTTCGAGACGCTCTGGCAGCCCGGCATGGACCACGCCGGTATCGCCACCCAGAACGTCGTCGAGAGGGAGCTCGGCAAGGAGGGCAAGTCCCGGCACGACCTCGGGCGCGAGGCCTTCGTCGAGCGCGTCTGGCAGTGGAAGGGCGAGTCCGGCGGGCAGATCTCCGGACAGATGCGCCGCCTCGGTGACGGTGTCGCCTGGTCGCGTGAGCGCTTCACCATGGACGAGGGGCTGTCCCAGGCCGTTCAGACCATCTTCAAGCGGCTCTACGACGACGAGCTGATCTACCGCGCCGAGCGCATCATCAACTGGTGCCCGCGGTGTCTGACCGCGATCTCCGACATCGAGGTCGAGTACCAGGACGACGACGGCGAACTCGTCTCCATGAAGTACGGGGAGGGCGACGAGACCATCGTCGTCGCCACCACCCGTGCCGAGACCATGCTCGGTGACACCGCCGTCGCCGTTCACCCCGACGACGAGCGCTACAAGCACCTGGTCGGCAAGCTCATCAAGCTCCCGCTGACCGACCGCTCCATCCCGGTCGTCGCCGACACCCACGTCGACCCCGAGTTCGGCACCGGCGCCGTCAAGGTCACCCCGGCCCACGACCCGAACGACTTCGAGATCGGCCAGCGGCACGACCTGCCGGCCATCACGATCATGGACGAGCACGCCGTCATCACGGCCCACGGTCCCTTCCAGGGCCTGGACCGCCTGGAGGCCCGTTCCGCGATCGTCGCCGCCCTGCGCGCCGAGGGCCGGATCGTCGCCGAGAAGCGGCCGTACGTCCACTCCGTCGGCCACTGCTCGCGCTGCAAGACCACCATCGAGCCGCGTCTGTCCATGCAATGGTGGGTCAAGGTCGGCCCGCTGGCGAAGGCCGCCGGTGACGCGGTCCGCGAGGGCAAGGTCAAGATCCACCCGCAGGAGATGGAGAAGCGGTACTTCGACTGGGTCGACAACCTCCACGACTGGTGCATCTCACGGCAGTTGTGGTGGGGCCACCGGATCCCCGTCTGGTACGGCCCGGAGGGCGAAGTCGTCTGCGTCGGTCCCGACGAGGAGCCCCCGACCGGCGAGGGCTGGCGTCAGGACACCGACGTCCTCGACACCTGGTTCTCCTCCGGCCTGTGGCCCTTCTCCACCCTCGGCTGGCCCGAACAGACCGAGTCGCTCGCGAAGTTCTACCCGAACTCCGTCCTGGTCACCGGCTACGACATCCTCTTCTTCTGGGTCGCCCGGATGATGATGTTCGGCCTGTACGCGATGGACGGCACCCCGCCGTTCCACACCATCGCCCTGCACGGCATGGTCCGCGACCAGTTCGGCAAGAAGATGTCGAAGTCCTTCGGCAACGCGGTCAACCCGCTGGACTGGATGGACAAGTACGGCTCCGACGCGCTCCGTTTCACCCTCGCGCGCGGCGCCAACCCCGGCGTCGACGTCCCGATCGGCGAGGACTGGGTCCAGGGCTCCCGCAACTTCGCCAACAAGATCTGGAACGCCACCCGCTTCGCGCTGATGAACGGCGCGACGGTGGACGGGCCCCTGCCGGAGCCGTCGGCGATGTCGGCGACGGACCGCTGGATCCTCTCCCGCCTCAACTCCGTCGTCGCCGAAGTGGACGCCCTCTACGAGGACTACCAGTTCGCCAAACTCTCCGACGCCCTCTTCCACTTCGCGTGGGACGAGGTCTTCGACTGGTACGTCGAGCTGTCCAAGACGACGTTCCAGGCGGGCGGCGAGCCGGCCGAGGTCAGCAAGCGCGTCCTCGGCGAGGTCCTCGACGTCACCCTCAAGCTGCTGCACCCGGTGGTCCCGTTCGTCACGGAGACCCTGTGGACCACCCTCACGGGCGGAGAGTCGGTCGTCATCGCGGAGTGGCCCAAGGACAGCGGCTTCCGTGACACGGCCGCCGAGCGCGAGATCGAGTCCCTCCAGTCCGTCATCACCGAGGTCCGCCGCTTCCGCGCCGACCAGGGCCTCCAGCCCGGCCAGCGCGTCCCGGCCCGCCTGACCCTCGACGGCACGGCGCTGGCGCCCCACGAGGCCGCCATCCGCCAGCTCCTGCGCCTCCAGCCCGAGGGCGACGCGTTCACGGCCACGGCGACCCTCCCGGTCGCCGGCGCCGAGGTCGCCCTCGACCTCTCCGGCACCATCGACGTCGCGGCGGAGCGCAAGCGCCTCGCCAAGGACCTCGCGTCGGCGGAGAAGGAGAAGGCCCAGGCGACGGCGAAGCTCGGCAACGAGGCCTTCCTGGCCAAGGCCCCGGACAACGTCGTGGACAAAATCCGAGGCCGCCTGGCAAAGGCGGACGAGGACATCGCGAGGATCCAGTCCCAGCTGGACAAGCTGCCGCCCGCGTAA